One window of Watersipora subatra chromosome 3, tzWatSuba1.1, whole genome shotgun sequence genomic DNA carries:
- the LOC137391472 gene encoding uncharacterized protein, which translates to MDVKYLEPLVRRAVQEKFPDSLHTMFEILKRASLLGSATPTMNGIPGIGENINDAIRKLVFDNFYTIKGNPMDPITELDIIQRLAEPLETQKKTDYLELVFPADNPHVYELFCKLMSYSLSMKLGVCLWKCSKYLKGLDMLHPLKLKVVNVLRADFCQISHLNIDDIIILPAYSRDLAAMFINTLFAQTSLPEGVSEVGVIAAWLSKDYELLGMIKPQISNLIRWYLSLCCQGIHDKDLLWKMHLAILEGVQHRSSAVTHRGAKKHACLTGDDVKSWVKCLSGDCKPAVDMLLQLVYAFLSTNMLSITQEDMDWCMQNITETEFSRLITETKALNVT; encoded by the exons ATGGATGTCAAGTATTTGGAGCCACTGGTGAGAAGAGCTGTTCAGGAGAAGTTCCCTGATAGTCTTCATACTATGTTCGAGATCCTGAAACGCGCCAGTCTTTTGGGCAGTGCGACACCTACTATGAATGGCATACCAGGTATTGGGGAGAATATCAATGATGCAATTCGGAAACTTGTCTTTGATAACTTCTACACAATTAAAGGCAAT CCGATGGACCCGATAACTGAGTTAGATATCATACAACGGCTAGCAGAACCATTAGAAACGCAGAAGAAGACAGATTACCTTGAATTGGTTTTTCCAGCTGATAATCCACATGTCTATGAATTGTTCTGCAAACTGATGTCATATTCACTCTCTATGAAACTCGGTGTCTGCCTTTGGAAATGTTCAAAGTATTTAAAG GGATTGGACATGCTGCACCCTCTCAAGCTAAAGGTCGTCAACGTATTGCGAGCAGACTTCTGTCAGATATCACATCTCAATATTGATGACATCATCATCCTGCCTGCATACTCGAGAGATCTCGCCGCTATGTTTATCAATACGCTCTTCGCACAGACAAGTCTTCCAGAAG GAGTCTCTGAAGTTGGAGTTATCGCCGCTTGGCTTTCAAAGGACTATGAACTTTTGGGCATGATAAAGCCTCAGATCTCTAACCTGATACGCTGGTATCTGTCATTGTGCTGTCAGGGAATACATGATAAGGACTTGCTATGGAAGATGCACCTCGCTATTCTGGAGGGAGTTCAACATAGATCCTCCGCTGTCACTCATCGTGGCGCAAAGAAGCACGCTTGTTTAAC agGGGATGATGTCAAGTCATGGGTGAAGTGTCTGTCAGGTGATTGTAAGCCAGCTGTTGACATGTTGCTACAGCTCGTTTACGCATTTCTCAGTACAAACATGCTGAGCAttactcaag